A single region of the Pelecanus crispus isolate bPelCri1 chromosome 10, bPelCri1.pri, whole genome shotgun sequence genome encodes:
- the PWWP2B gene encoding PWWP domain-containing protein 2B — protein sequence MAEAAEEEAAGAPRVGAWLPVLVEQMVNDTLVVTLSCGERRFTGVLLDCTKKSGLFCLPSSFPKHEDPPADAHANGVADSGDAVQGKTEPQSAGEKPPKGNGDEQVPPLLPPPPPGSLPPYPPYFEGAPFPRPLWLRHTYNQWVPQPPPRTIKRTRRRLSRNRDPGRLIMSTIRLRPRQVLCEKCKNTLNPEDANTARQNAKTRRKLSIQDKEQKKHSDSDYMEKRNKREKREDDKFSGELVHRTPVIKISYSTPQGKGEVVKIPSRVHGSVKPFCPDRMLQNGGEDQEETRDSERCRETKCLMDKSAGSQLASIPKLKLTRPVHSSADVPPPKIRLKPHRMNDGQSVSIYKAELIDEINVLQNSRESNPGAFYKDESTDRSLAEISSGSSGEDEDFKRFPQGKDGHDNLAFLMNYRKRKADSSSLSVCSNDSLDESKSSSSEVTSPEMCDFLPGDDASVSSSSKDERKIVPPLTVRLHTQSVSKCVTEDGRTVSVGDIVWGKIHGFPWWPARVLDINLSQKENGEPSWREAKVSWFGSPTTSFLSVSKLSPFSEFFKLRFNRKKKGMYRKAITEAAKAVEHLTPEIRDLLTQFET from the exons atGGCCGaggcggcggaggaggaggcggcgggggcgccgcGGGTGGGCGCGTGGCTGCCGGTGCTGGTGGAGCAGATGGTGAACGACACGCTGGTGGTCACGCTGAGCTGCGGGGAGCGCCGCTTCACCGGCGTCCTGCTCGACTGCACCAAGAA ATCCGGATTGTTTTGTCTCCCGTCCTCCTTTCCCAAGCACGAGGACCCTCCTGCTGATGCTCACGCTAACGGAGTTGCTGACAGTGGAGATGCTGTGCAGGGCAAGACGGAGCCGCAGTCCGCTGGTGAAAAGCCTCCCAAAGGAAACGGCGATGAGCAAGTACCCCCgctcctgcctcccccgccGCCTGGCAGCCTTCCTCCTTATCCCCCCTACTTCGAGGGAGCTCCCTTTCCTCGTCCGCTATGGCTGCGGCACACGTACAACCAGTGGGTTCCTCAGCCACCGCCACGGACTATAAAGAGGACGAGGAGGCGTTTGTCGCGGAATAGAGACCCGGGAAGGCTTATCATGAGCACTATCAGGCTGCGGCCAAGACAGGTGCTCTGTGAGAAGTGTAAAAACACTCTGAACCCCGAGGATGCGAACACAGCTAGGCAGAACGCTAAAACCAGGAGGAAGCTGAGCATTCAggacaaagagcagaaaaagcacaGTGACTCCGACTACatggagaaaaggaacaaaagagaaaagagagaggatgACAAATTTTCTGGGGAACTAGTACATCGAACGCCAGTTATAAAAATATCCTACAGTACTCCACAAGGGAAAGGCGAAGTTGTAAAAATCCCTTCCCGCGTTCATGGCTCAGTCAAACCGTTTTGTCCAGACCGAATGTTGCAGAATGGAGGGGAGGACCAAGAGGAGACCAGAGACTCCGAACGGTGTCGAGAAACCAAATGTTTAATGGACAAGTCAGCAGGCAGCCAGCTTGCTTCCATTCCAAAACTGAAGCTCACACGGCCGGTGCATTCCAGTGCGGATGTCCCACCCCCAAAGATACGGCTGAAGCCCCATCGCATGAATGATGGTCAGAGTGTTTCAATTTATAAGGCAGAACTTATTGACGAAATAAATGTCCTTCAGAACAGCAGGGAGTCCAATCCTGGTGCATTTTACAAAGATGAATCCACAGACAGAAGTTTAGCTGAGATATCTTCAGGGAGTTCAGGTGAAGATGAGGACTTTAAAAGATTTCCCCAAGGTAAAGATGGACATGATAACTTGGCTTTCCTTATGAATTATcgtaaaagaaaagcagattctTCCAGCTTATCAGTGTGTAGTAATGACAGTCTAGATGAATCCAAGTCTTCTAGTTCAGAAGTAACATCACCAGAAATGTGTGACTTTTTGCCTGGTGATGATGCATCCGTCTCTTCATCTTCAAAAGATGAGCGTAAAATTGTGCCGCCACTAACAGTTAGACTTCATACCCAAAGTGTGTCTAAATGTGTCACAGAAGATGGAAGAACTGTTTCAGTGGGGGATATTGTTTGGGGTAAAATTCATGGTTTTCCATGGTGGCCGGCACGTGTTCTTGACATAAACCTTAGCCAGAAGGAAAATGGGGAACCTTCGTGGCGAGAAGCTAAAGTATCATGGTTTGGTTCTCCAACGACTTCATTCTTATCTGTTTCAAaactctctcctttctctgaatttttcaaaCTGAGATTTAATCGCAAGAAGAAAGGGATGTATCGGAAAGCTATCACAGAAGCTGCAAAGGCAGTAGAGCATCTGACTCCAGAAATAAGAGATCTCTTAACACAG